In Fusobacterium sp. DD2, one genomic interval encodes:
- a CDS encoding HU family DNA-binding protein, whose amino-acid sequence MTKKEFVDLYYAKGEFATKIEAEKKAMAFLAVIEDALENGDEVSFLGFGKFEVAERAARTCRNPQTGKEMKVEAKKVVKFKPGKALSEKVNK is encoded by the coding sequence ATGACAAAAAAAGAATTTGTAGATTTATATTATGCTAAAGGGGAATTTGCTACTAAAATCGAAGCTGAAAAGAAAGCTATGGCTTTTCTTGCAGTTATAGAAGATGCACTAGAAAATGGAGATGAAGTTTCTTTCTTAGGATTTGGAAAATTCGAAGTCGCTGAAAGAGCAGCAAGAACTTGCAGAAACCCACAAACTGGAAAAGAAATGAAAGTTGAAGCTAAAAAAGTTGTTAAATTTAAACCTGGAAAAGCTTTATCTGAAAAAGTTAACAAATAG